Genomic window (Tolypothrix sp. NIES-4075):
TAACCGATCACTTTGCCCAGATATCCATTTTGTTGATTTAGGACGTAATCTCCAATATTAAACATAATTGTCTCCCCAGCCAAAAAGAATTTATTGATGATGTTTATACATTCTCTATGGCTTTGCAAATTACAACTTCATACTAAAAGCATGTCTTATATCAAACTTAAGGAGTATTTTTATATTTATTTTTATTATAAATATTTTTTATTTAAAAGTATTTCCTTATACAAAAAATCTTTACAAAACACGTATCTCTGCCTATGGGAAGATATTTTAAACACGAGAGAGATAGAAAACTGTTACCTTTGTTGTCTAGAACCTATTTCCACTGCAATTAACTGATAACTGTAATTTAACCACAATCATCCTCGCGCTGATTGCCGTTTTTATCGCGTTTGAGACTTTCTTCTAGAGCTTGAATTTGCTCTCTCCGCGCTTCTAACTCTAAAGATCGACGCGCTAGTTCTTGGTTTTGCAAAGTTAAAGATTGGCGCCATTGTTCTGCTCTTTCGGCTTCTTGGTGCAAAAATTCCGGAGTAATGCCAGTAGTGAGGTAAGTTTGTACCAGATCCATTACCCAATTGGTAGCGTCTTCGAGTCTTTCGATGTCTCCTGTGGGGGAAAGCTCGACTAAAACGAGCAATTTTTCACTTATAGAACTGCCTTTTCCCAGGAGAATGATAGATTCTTCTGGGATTATCGCCCAGAAGTTGTCAGCTTCCTGACGTGCCAACAAACGCAACTCGTGCTGGTCGAGAAATTTGTTTTTATGCACCTGGGCTAGATAGAGCATGACTTTGGTAAAAGTTAAAAGTTAAGAGTGAGGAGTAAGGAGTTTTAAGTTTTGAGTTTTGAATTAAAAACATAAATTTAACTCATAATTCCTGTAGAGACGCGAAATTTTGCGCCTCTACAACTCCTAACTCTCACTTTTAGTTATGCTAAACTACGCAGGCGATCGCGCAAAATTTCTGCTTGTTTTTCAGCTTCTGCTAAAGCGTCCCGCGTTGCTTGCACTACCTCAGCAGCGGCTTTATCCACAAATTTGGGATTGTTTAACCGAGTAGTGAGTGAGTTAATTTCCCCTTCTATTTTGCTGAGGCGTTTTTGTATTTTGCCACTTAATGCGTCTATATCTACCACGCCAGTTAGGGGAAGTAGCACTTGTACTGTACCAAATACCCCGGCGATCGCTTCAGTAGTATCTTGTGAGTGTGGTGATTCTATCACCCGCATGTTCGTTTCAGTAGTCGGCTTGAACCACGCACCCCATAACTTTTGTCTAGCTTTAGCCGTCACTAAATTTTGGCTGACAAACCAAGTTGTATAACCAAGACCAACCATTTGAAAGAAAGTTCCTAAAATAGGAATGTCGTTAATTTCATCCGCAACAACGAAAGCCAACCTAGTAAAAACAAGCACCACAATAATCAAAGCAATTGTCTTCAAACCTTTAAAAGATGTTTTATCAGCTACGGTTTGCTGATGTTCGCCAGCTATAGTTAAAGTCTCAACCTTTGCCAAATCTTTAATGTAAGCTTGTCCTGCGGTGAGAATTTGCCGTTCTTTGGTACTGTCGCTTTGCAAATTCACCGTTACCTTTACCCCAGGTTTCACATCCGCTTCTGCTCGCAAATTCCGAATTGTGCGGATAGTACCAATTAGCAGTTCAAACTGTTCTTCTAAAGCTGGATCAATTGAACTTGTCTCCACTTCTGGATAGGTTTGTAAAGATATAGTTTGCGGTGATTCTTCTGGTTGTTGGGTGAGAGTCTGCCAAATTTCCTCAGTGATGTGAGGCATTAAGGGATGAAGTAGTTTTAGAATGCCTTCCAGCACATATGCTAAGGTTTGCTGCGCTAGTTTGCGCGATGCGGGATCGGCATCTTTTTGCAAGCGAGATTTCAGCAGTTCAATATACTGGTCGCAGAAATCACCCCAGATAAATTCATAAAGTCCTTTTGCAGCTTCACCTAAACCGTAGTTACTGATGTAATTGGAGGTTTGGTTAATAACTTGGTTGTAACGAGAGAGAATCCAGCGATCGCTTAATTCTAGAGATTCTGGTTTACCCAATTGTTGCGGAGTTTGACCATCCAAATTCATCATTACAAACCGCGCTGCATTCCACAACTTGTTAGCAAAGTTGCGTGATGCTTGCACCGATGCTGATTCATCTTTTTCGCGATTGTACTCCAAGCGGATATCTTGACCTGCACCCGCTACTTCCTTAATCATCGCGTAGCGTAAAGCATCAGTGCCATATTTGTCAATCAGCAATAGCGGATCGATGCCATTACCTTTACTCTTAGACTGCTTCTGCCCATTTTCATCCAACACCAACCCGTGGATGTAAACATCTTTAAATGGCATTTTTCCGGTAAAGTGCTTACCCATCATTGTCATTCTGGCTACCCAGAAAAAGATGATATCAAAACCAGTTACAAGGGTGCTGGTAGGGTAATAAGTCGCTAAATCCTGAGTTTGTTCGGGCCATCCTAAAGTTGAAAAGGGCCACAATCCCGAAGAAAACCAAGTATCCAACACATCTGGATCTTGTTGTAGCTTGACATTTTCCCCAAATTGTGATTTAGCTTTATCCCAAGCTTCGGCTTCTGATTTGGCGACAATAAACGGTGTATTATCCTTGATTTCGCCGTCGGTTTCACTGATAGCGTACCAAGCGGGGATTTGGTGTCCCCACCATAATTGGCGAGAAATACACCAATCTTTTAACTTGACCAACCAATCACGATAAACCTTAGTCCAACGTTGGGGGACAAACTCCGGGGAATTTTTCTCATCGAGAAATTCCAGCGCTTGATCTGCGAGGGGGCGAATTTTGACAAACCACTGAGTAGAAAGCAGAGGTTCAACGAGGACTTTTCCGCGATCGCTATAAGGAACGGTATGCTTATAATCCTCCACCTTCACCAAAAAGCCGTCAGTTTCCAAGCGAGAAACTACATTTTTTCTCGCCTCAAAGCGGTCTTGTCCTTGGAACTCTCGAGCATTTTCGTTGAGAGTCCCATTTTTATTCATAATATTGATCAACGGCAGATTGTGGCGCTTACCCATTTCAAAATCATTTGGGTCATGTGCCGGAGTGATCTTAACGCAACCGGTGCCGAAAGTCGGGTCAACAAACTCATCGCCAATAATCGGAATTTCTCGCTTCATAATTGGCAGAGTGACAGTTTTGCCAATTAAATGCTTATATCTCTCATCATTAGGATTAACCGCCACAGCCGTATCACCCAGCATCGTTTCTGGTCGCGTCGTCGCCACTTCCACATCACCAGAACCGTCAGTTAGCGGATAGCGGAAGTGCCAAAGATGACCATTAACCTCTTGATTTTCCACCTCCACATCAGACACCGCCGACTGCGAAGCCGGACACCAGTTTACCAAATACTCACCCCGATAAATCAGCTTTTCCTCGTAGAGTTGGACAAAAGCTTCCAAAACAGCTTTCGATAAACCCTCATCTAAGGTAAACCGTTCCCGCGACCAGTCAACCGAAACACCCAAGCGTCGCAACTGATTAACAATTGCCCCCCCAGACTCCCCCTTCCACTGCCAAGCGCGTTCTAGAAACTTCTCACGTCCTAAATCGTAGCGAGTTTTACCCTCTGCCTTAAGTTGATTTTCCAGAATTGCTTGTACGGCGATACTGGCATGGTCAGTTCCGGGTAGCCATAGGGTGTTGCATCCCTTCATGCGGTGGTAGCGCACTAAAGTATCAATTAGCGCACTTTCAAAAGCATGACCCATATGTAAACTGCCGGTGACATTCGGCGGGGGAATCACGATGCAGTAGGGTTCGCCACCTTTGTTGGGGTCTGCTTTGTAAATTTGGTTTTCTTCCCAAAACTTTTGCCATTTGGCTTCGGTGGAGAAGGGATCGTAGAGACTGGGGAGATTTGAATTTGTTGCGGTCATGCTGGGAAAACTAAGGAAGATGGACTTTAATAAATTTTGCCATATGGAAACGAACCGCCAAGACGCCAAGGACGCCAAGAGAAGAGAACCAAGTGAGGAAGTGGATGGGTTAGCGTATGCTGTGATTGGTGCAGCGATTGAGGTGCATCGGCTGTTGGGACCTGGGTTTTTGGAGGAGGTGTATCATAAGGCGCTGAAAGTGGAATTTGAGATGCGGGGCATACCTCACAAATTTAAGCATCCAGTAGCAGTAACTTACAAAGGACATCCCATTGGCGAGGGACAATTGGATTTTCTCGTTGGCGATGTTTTAATAATTGAATTGAAAGCCGTTCAAAACCTAGCCCCCATCCACGAATCCCAAGTAATGTCCTACCTCAAAATGACCAAACATCCCCTTGCCCTCCTCATCAACTTCAACGTCCCCATCCTCAAACAAGGCATCAAACGCATTATCCTCTTCTAATCTTCTCTTGGCGCTCTTGGCGTCTTGGCGGTTCGTTTCATGAAAACTCCAACAACCTCACATTCCCCTTGGACATTCATCCCCACCCTATACTTCGCCTCCGGCATACCATACATCATTATCAACAACGTTTCTGTAATTTTCTACAAAAAACTAGAAA
Coding sequences:
- a CDS encoding GxxExxY protein: METNRQDAKDAKRREPSEEVDGLAYAVIGAAIEVHRLLGPGFLEEVYHKALKVEFEMRGIPHKFKHPVAVTYKGHPIGEGQLDFLVGDVLIIELKAVQNLAPIHESQVMSYLKMTKHPLALLINFNVPILKQGIKRIILF
- a CDS encoding valine--tRNA ligase, producing the protein MTATNSNLPSLYDPFSTEAKWQKFWEENQIYKADPNKGGEPYCIVIPPPNVTGSLHMGHAFESALIDTLVRYHRMKGCNTLWLPGTDHASIAVQAILENQLKAEGKTRYDLGREKFLERAWQWKGESGGAIVNQLRRLGVSVDWSRERFTLDEGLSKAVLEAFVQLYEEKLIYRGEYLVNWCPASQSAVSDVEVENQEVNGHLWHFRYPLTDGSGDVEVATTRPETMLGDTAVAVNPNDERYKHLIGKTVTLPIMKREIPIIGDEFVDPTFGTGCVKITPAHDPNDFEMGKRHNLPLINIMNKNGTLNENAREFQGQDRFEARKNVVSRLETDGFLVKVEDYKHTVPYSDRGKVLVEPLLSTQWFVKIRPLADQALEFLDEKNSPEFVPQRWTKVYRDWLVKLKDWCISRQLWWGHQIPAWYAISETDGEIKDNTPFIVAKSEAEAWDKAKSQFGENVKLQQDPDVLDTWFSSGLWPFSTLGWPEQTQDLATYYPTSTLVTGFDIIFFWVARMTMMGKHFTGKMPFKDVYIHGLVLDENGQKQSKSKGNGIDPLLLIDKYGTDALRYAMIKEVAGAGQDIRLEYNREKDESASVQASRNFANKLWNAARFVMMNLDGQTPQQLGKPESLELSDRWILSRYNQVINQTSNYISNYGLGEAAKGLYEFIWGDFCDQYIELLKSRLQKDADPASRKLAQQTLAYVLEGILKLLHPLMPHITEEIWQTLTQQPEESPQTISLQTYPEVETSSIDPALEEQFELLIGTIRTIRNLRAEADVKPGVKVTVNLQSDSTKERQILTAGQAYIKDLAKVETLTIAGEHQQTVADKTSFKGLKTIALIIVVLVFTRLAFVVADEINDIPILGTFFQMVGLGYTTWFVSQNLVTAKARQKLWGAWFKPTTETNMRVIESPHSQDTTEAIAGVFGTVQVLLPLTGVVDIDALSGKIQKRLSKIEGEINSLTTRLNNPKFVDKAAAEVVQATRDALAEAEKQAEILRDRLRSLA